The Xenopus laevis strain J_2021 chromosome 4L, Xenopus_laevis_v10.1, whole genome shotgun sequence genomic sequence tttcacgcaactttgcaatatacatcaattaaaaaatatgcagacttttcatgatttctaattgtttggaacagttccctaagccctagccccctgctctcctgctcatctgtctgactactttgctgagctggctgactactgttactttgtatcaacagccgctgtctttagcctgcatcctccaaaccccacaattccttgcacatgtgatttcaataaggaaagaacATCccggtgcaatgcattgtgggttatgtagttcctgcatgttgtctgtaagctgtggagaagttgttacaatttgtaacatcagtgtttagtccctccttccctgccaggatttcaaatgatatagaaagagaagaattgttaaCCAGcttgatttcagcatagaaaatggcatttattcatactttttgaagaaacaggtaactgtgatgggtatattagggatttctgtgttatgtgggtctctttatcaaatttcggtttggaagccggagttcccctttaatgaaactcagggattcagagCAAATTTGCATGAAGTTACTCAGATAGTTCCCTCTTAATTCCCTATAGGTTGCAGTATTTTTCAAACTCAGAATTGACCTGATAGTTTAACTTACCCACATCAGCTGATGGCTGTACatgtaaataatagggatgcaccgaatccactgttttggatttggccaaaccccagaatcctttgtggaagatttggctgaatatgcaaattaggggtgggaaggggaaaaaaattttcgcgtgacaaaaaggcacatgatttcccaccccgtccctaatttgcagatgcaaattaggattcggccctgcagaaggatttgaccgaatctgaatcctggatttggtgcatccctagtaaataagCAGATGGCTGTACAAAGAAATACTGATGGTTGTATATGTAGTGGTGTGTGGGTCACACAAACTATGACAGACCCTAACCTGCCTGTTTAGCTCAACTGAACTGGCCAGTGATGTCATGGAGGGGGCAATGCCTGTCACTGACACCATCAATATGGAgagtttgccaaaaattcacagcCAATTAATGAGCAGGGGCTCAAGGTGACAGATCTGGCAATACCAAAAACTGGACCCACCAAACCAACACTCGCAACCCCACTTTGTTACCTGAACCGGCCTCAGCTGCAAGTCTCAGATatacccactagtgatgggcgaataaatttggcaggcgcaaatttgcagtgaatttccgtgtatcgccgccagagaataaattagtgaaactgcagagaaaattcaccagcgaaaaattGGCCGCGCATCCGAATAGTCACGCACATAAagattgtcacacgtcaaaattattataataatcggaccccattgactgtaatgcatttggacaaaataggtgcgtgtataaaaattgtcgcgggcgtcgaaattattttctaatgaaaaaattcATCAGATACAAACCCTGAATTCCTTCTCCTCGTCAGGCATTGCTTCCACTGGACTGTCCCAAAGGTCCAAAGCCTCCCTGCGATGCTCATTATTGTAAGGCAGCTTTTTAGGGGGTCTCTTAACCTAGAACAGGTAATTCAATTTATGATCTTATTACAATTCAGAGTAAATATACCAAAATGTCTGTGTTGCTGCTTCCATCAAatgaaaaatatcataaaaatatattaaacgaCTGTAATATTCAGCGGATGAATACAGCTTGACATCTATAAGGCAGACTCCACCCAAATACAGCAGAGCCAAGGcacataaatagtgatgagcaaaagttTTCGCTAGCCATGGATTCTTGGCGAATCTTGGCCATCTGCACATTTTTTAGCAAAGGTGCGGCAAAATTCGATGCAACCAAAAAGTTGTcatgacaaaaatgttgcagagacaaaaaaagtagccataagaaaaaactccccttgactttaaagggtttgttcacctttaaaacaacttttagtatgatgaagagagtgatattctgagaaattttgcatttgtttttccttttctattatctcagttttttttatttatttagctttttatacagcagctctccagtgttcaatttcatcaatctggttgctagggcccaaatttccctagcaaccatgcattgatttgaatatgagactggaatatgaataggagaggcctgaatagaaagatgagaaataaaaagcagcaataacaataaatgtgtagcctgacAAAGCAATtgatttcagatgggggtcactgaccctcatttaaaacctggaaaaagtcagaagaaagaggtaaataattaaaaaaattataaaaaaaataaaataatgaagaccaattaaaaagttacttagaattagccattctataatttactaaaagttaacttaaaagtgaaccaaccctttaatgcatttggacaaaataatcgccataagaaaaaacacctattgactttaatgcatttggacaaaaaagtcgccataagggaaaaacgcccattgactttaatgcatttggacaaaaaagtcgccacaagaaaaaatgcccattgacttcaatgtatttggagcgagaaaaatcgtaaattttttgccgtttgcactatttttttcgcagttttgcaaattttcgggcatagcgaaatgggacagattcactcatcaatacacataaatacataGTGGATAAAGGAGTTGCTCGTGAAATTTACAGATTAGAGTGataaaatgtggattataaaATGGTTCCGGCAGTTATCTGAaccaaaataaacttgaaaaatacataaaaaaaatatttacagaagaTTTGGGCATATCCGCCGGGCTCAGGAAACTGGTTCCAGCAGTAACAGCCTCAGGCCAAAGGAGACAGACTGATACGACCCCACAAATAAAGACTCGGCTCCACATCCTCAGTGTGTCTGTTCCACAGTTGTGACACCTGGTAGGGAAAATAAATCCTGCACGGAATTAAACAGCTGCAaaatgctatacaggtatgggatctattagccAGAAAGCAGCAGCCTGGAGTTCATTTCTTCTTAACGTGTATAGAAATTAGTGAAGAATTTCTGGGTGGAACAGAGGATGATGGGGCTTTGGAAGAGTATGAGAGCACATCACTGAGATGAAAAAGTACCCAGGGTCAGTGAATATTTGGACAAAGAGGGTCTGCAGGGACTGGAATAAATGTGCGATGCCAATAGTGATTGTACCTTTCCTTATCCTTATGGCACATTGCTCCAGTATATGAAAAATCCCATAACGAGAAGCCCTGAAGTTccaagctttccagataatagatgccataacCCTGTTAGGAAAGCTGCAAGGTTGTCCTCTTTATCTGGAATTCTAAACCCATGGACCCTCCTATGTCTGCGACCTCCTAGTgtggcattctgggagttgtagtttagaaaCCGCTAGAGATGAATGAATTGAACAGGGAGGCCCACTCATCAGCAttctcattttagaggtttttgaaaccacgaataaactaataaaattttctctaaaatcgtGAATactatgtaatttattaaaggataagtaaacctttaaaacaattgaatgtgaaattgatgagggggctattctaagaacttttgtaatgtgcattcattatttttttttaattccaagatattaaaggatacatgtactgttaatatgaatgaattttgttacaacagtgccacctgttggtcattttctgaccattctgaccaccaagtagtcaaggaagttgttaggagaaagaaagaggctgctctgaggttcttctgcttaggaataaaattagaaacatttctcaaatctttcctaagcagaagaacatcagagcagcctctttctttctcctgataaattccttgactacttggtggtcagaatggtcagaaaatgaccaggaggtggcgctgttgtaacatatgtcatttatattaacagtacatgtatcctttaatatcttagaattaaaaaaaaaaatgaatgtacattgcaaaagtgcttagaatagaaccctcgtcaattttacattcacttattttaaaggtttacttatcctttaaaagatccgaatattaAAAAACCGAAcaaaaaatatgctgaatgagttaaaaaatgcaaaaacctaAAAATTGGAGCTTTTCTAGCAATGACTAccaataaaaatctgaaaaccttaaAGTCTGAGTTGCTTGAAATTTGACAAAtagttttgtatttgagttttacatcgtttttacacttaggggcacatttactatgggttgaatatcgagggttaattaaccctcgatatcgaccatcaaaataaaatccttcgacttcgaatatcgaagttgaaggatttaccgcatttacttcgatcaaatgatcgaaggaaaaatcgttcgatcgaccggttcgaaggattttaatccatcgatttgaACGGTTTCcctcgatcagaaattgcttagaaagcttatggggaaggtccccataggctaacattggtgctcggtaggttttaggtggcgaagtaggtagtcaaagttttttttaaagagactaaattagagtgaaggattagaatgaaaaaagctttgaatttcgaagttttttttgtctacttcgaccatcgaattggctactttgacctttgaatcaaaacgattcgaactaaaaatcgttcgactattcgacagtcgaagtactgttacttcgactgtcgaatagtcgaacgatttttagttcgaatcgttttgattcgaaggtcaaagtagccaattcgatggtcgaagtagacaaaaaaaacttcgaaattcaaagcttttttcattctaatccttcactctaatttagtaaatgtgccccttaatgaatcTCAGATTTCTagagaattaaaagaaaaataattttttgagaaaaaatttgatttgtgacttccaattgttagtaaatatgcctcaTAACTGAAGATTTCAAGAGAAAAAAGATGCACATTTACAGGATAACTACTTACCTGCAAGATCCTTTCAGAATAATGAAGACCTACATGGGTCCCGACATATTTATAG encodes the following:
- the ghrl gene encoding ghrelin isoform X1, with translation MWSRVFICGVVSVCLLWPEAVTAGTSFLSPADMPKSSVKRPPKKLPYNNEHRREALDLWDSPVEAMPDEEKEFRVTFPLDINLKMAEKQFQKQKAALQDILLALFSVTPSQDTQDGAE